The Coleofasciculus chthonoplastes PCC 7420 genomic sequence TGGCTTCAGCTTGTCCGGATACCCATAAGTTTCACCAGCAACATTCTGCGATCGCGTTTCCAGTCGAAAATATTCCAGGGCTGACGATTAAGGTAATTGGCAATACAGTGTTTAGTCGTGAGGAAGTGATGGATGCGGTTAGGGAAGTGACTCAACCCCTAGAGAAGCGATATGTCACGGTAAGATTTTTGCTGACAGCACCGGAAAAATACACCCAACGAAAAGAGTTTGCTGACTTGAAGAACGTTCTGGAAAATTTACCGAATAATATTGCCGGAGCCATTACTGACCTTTATCTCACAAAGGGTTACATCAACTCTCAAGCAGAAGTTTCCAGCTTTGAGAATGGGGTTGTGGAAATTTGTGTGATTGAGGGAAGTTTAGAGCAAATTCAGATCTTTGAAATCATTGAGACTGAGGAGAGTGGAAGCCGCCAGATTACGGACAGTGAAAACCAAGAAGAAAATACAGAGGTTCAAAAAGTTGAAGTAACAGGACGATGGGCATCTTATATTCGCGATCGCATTCAATTGGGTACAGGGACTCCCCTGAATACGGCTGAACTGGAAGACCAACTGAGATTACTACGTGACGATCCCATTATCGGGGGTATAGAAGCGCGTTTAGTCGCAACTGGGGAGAGAGGGCAAACGAATCTCAATGTTCACTTCACTAAAGTGAATCCCTTTGAGGGTAGTGTACGTGCTGATAACTTCTCACCGCCGAGTGTTGGTTCTGAACGATTAGGCGTTGAGTTAAGCCATCGTAACTTAGCGGTTGTTGGAGATAGAATTTCCTTTTCCCGTTCGGCGACGTTGGGCGCTGATGTAGTGGATTTGGGCTATCGGCTGCCGCTCAATTCAATGAACGGTACACTGACACTGAGAATAGCACCGAATAGAAATGATATTATTCAGTCAGAGTTTGATGACTTTGATATTCGAGGAGAAACGGATCTATATGAAATTGTTTATCGTCAACCGTTGATACGCAAGCCTCGTGAAGAGTTTGCCTTATCCTTGGGTTTTACCTTCCAAGAGGGTCAGACGTTTATTTTTGATTCTTTAGGGATTCCCTTTGGCATTGGTCCGGATGAGGATGGGGTGAGTCGCACGAGTGTAATTCAGTTTGGACAAGAGTATCTGCGTCGTTCATCGCGAGGGGCGTGGTTTTTGGGTTCACAGTTTAGTTTTGGGACGGGTTTCTTTGATGCGACTGCAAATGAGGGGGAGGTTCCAGATGGACAGTTCTTGAGTTGGTTGGGTCAAGTGCAACGGGTGCAACGAATTAGTGGGAACCACTTGTTGGTTGTTCAGGCTGAATTACAATTGACACCGGGTAGTTTATTACCCGCTCAACAGTTTGTGATTGGTGGAGGTCAATCAGTGCGGGGTTATCGACAGAATGTGCGCTCTGGGGATAATGGGTTTCGCTTCTCAATTGAAGATAGAATTACTCTTGAACGCAATCAAACTGGTGTTTCAACCTTACTACTAGCTCCCTTTTTTGATGCAGGCATTGTCTGGAATCATCCTGATAACCCGAATCAGTTACCATCAGATCGTTTCTTAGCTGCTCTTGGTTTGGGATTAATTGTGCAGCCAGAGTCGCAACTGAGCTTTCGTTTCGACTGGGGCATTCCTTTAAATTTGCTAGATGACCGGGATGATAACTTCCAGGATCTTGGATACTACTTTAGTGTTAACTATCGTTTTTAGGAGTTGCCTATTGGTATTTAACCTTTTAGAGCCACCTAGATCTTCTTAAAATACGGTTTGATAAGATTGATTAATGCTACTCCAAAACTAATCAAATTAAATAATGTTTACTTCATTAAATCAAGCAATAAAAAACTATAGAATTAAGCTAGAGGCACTTGAAAAAGCATCTAAATATTCAACAAATAAAATAAAGTTTACAATTTTATATGCTCGATTAAAACGCTGGTGCAAAGCACTCAAAGCAGAGATTTTTCGATCTTCATACAAAACAATTTTTGCCGTCGTATTTACGCAATTTAGATATTTACCTACAGCCTTAAAAGCAAATGTTCATCAACCATCAGATAAGCAAAAGCGAGTGATAGATGTCTTACTTGCTCGTGATGCCGTTGAAGCTATCCAACTTGAGAAAAACCAGGATTCCCCAGATACTCTACTCACTCTGATTGACCTAGACAAGCGCTTGAGAGAACAGGCAAAGTTTATTGCCCAAACCGTAGAGCTACCTGAATGGCGTAAAAGCCTGAAGCTTCCACCTAAAGCATGGTGGTGGTTTTTCCCCCCTCCTGTCCATCCACAGGATCGTTTTGATTGGTCGTGGAGTGGATTATCTGTCCTATTCTTCACGGCTTCTCTTGGGCTTTTGGTAAATATTTCCTCTCGTGTTTTAACAGGCGGACCTGATTTATTGGGAGCTTTGGCAATTAGTGTTCAGAGTGTGTTGACACTTTTGGCAGCTAAAGGCGCACTAACCGAGTCAGGTAAGGAAGGAATAAAACAGTTTCTCGAAAACTGCAATCTATCTAAGCACTGGTGGCAAGAGATTAAATTGGGTTTAGCATTATTAGTCTGTGTAATTTTAGGAACTATCTACTGGGTGTTGCCTAGATTCGCCGAGCCTTATCGTCAACACGGATATCAAGAATACCAAGCTGGTCGTTTAGCGAGTGCTGAATCAGATTACAAACGCGCTTTGGCAATGAATCCAGATGATGCAAAAACACATTTCTATCTGGGTTTGCTTTACGAAGAGTTACAAGATTTTAAGCGTGCCAGCACAGAATACAAATATGCTATACAAGGTGGTTACCAAACAGCTTTTAACAACTTAGCTCGCTTGTATATTCTCAAAAAAGATTATGCTAATGCTGGTGTCCTTCTGACACAGCTTAAGAAAAAGTCAATCGAAAATAAGCGTTTGGAGTACACTCTGTACAAGAACTTTGGCTGGTTGTATTTAGAAAAGAATTATCTCACTCTTGCTAAGGAACATCTAAATATAGCAATTTATCTGGCTGATCAGTTGCCCCCAAGTCTTGATGAACGCCCAGGTTCTGCCCATTGTCTACTAGCACAGGTGCTAAATAAGGAAAACGATAATACTAAGGAGGAACAAAAACAATGGGAATACTGTATTTCTGACAGTCCTGAAGAATTTCCTGAGGAAGTTATCTGGTTGGCAATGGCTAAGGAACGACTGCTAGAACTCAAAACTGTTCAGGTGAAATAGGAGAAATAAAGCTATGACATAACTCCATGTACAAAATTTTGGACTTTATTACAACGTATCTACTCTGAGAAACATCATGAACTATAAAATACCTGTCGCGATTGCTGTTACTCTGATACAAACAACAGCGCTCAGATTCACTGCTATTTCATCCACCCCTGATATAGAACTAATTCAAGCTGAAGACGAAGTAATTCTCCTCCGGGGAGATTCGGAGACATCAATCAAAACAGGGGAAGTACTTCAGCCGGGTGATATACTAATACCATCGTCAATTGTGAAGATTCGCTGCCCTAATGGGGCTAAACCACTATTACCTGCCAATGTATCATCGGGCGTAAACAGCACTTGCCACCTATCTAATAGACAAGATGAGCGTCTTACAATTATTAGATATAGACTGGGTGGAAGTAATCCAGAAATTCCATACACACTTAGTCCTCGCATGACTTATCTGCTCGATGAGAGACCAACTTTTCATTGGAATGAAGTACCGGGAGCAACCAGCTATACCGTAAAAGTGTTAGGACCGGGAGGGATCATCTGGTGGGAAAATCCAGCAAAAGTTACTTCTACGGAGCTAAAGTATCCTAATGATGCCCCTTTTTTAACACAGGGAGTTCAATTTTTATTGACTGTTACAACAGATCAGAACAGATCCTCACTTGAAGATGATGGTTCTGGAGGCTGTTTCGGCTTTGAAATCCTTCCAGAAAATAAGCGGAAAGAAGTACGCAAGAGAGTAGTAGACATTAACAATTCAAGCTTGACGGATGAAAATAAGGCACTTGCCCTAGCTGGAGTTTACAGTACTGAATATTTAATAACTGATGCGATTAAAGAACTCAGACAACTAGAAGGAGCCAAAACACCATTTGTGTACAGCAGGCTGGGGAAACTCTATGCAGAATCCGGACTCAACTTGCTAGCTGAGGATTACTATTCCAAGGCAATCGAGCGCTTTGACCCTATCGGGCATAGCTACAACCTAGCGGAAGCACAAGCTGGTTTAGCAGGAGCCAAGCTCATTCTAGGCAAGCAAGAAGAGGCAGAACAACTAGAAACCAAAGCCAAAGCTGGATATGAAGTTTTTGGAGAGCGTGAAAGCGCCAAAGATATAGAAAACGCACTGACAGAATTGAGAACAAAATTAAGAGAGCAAGCGGAAAATAATTGTCAGTCTAATCCAAATAAGAGTGTTATTATAATTACACCGCGAAATAATTGACTGCAAGATTCTAAGCGATTCGGCATTTACAGCGTATTGCAAGTTCGTGAGGTACAGTTTTTACCCTCTGATCAAGTAGTAGCACTATGTAGGTGTACTTCATTTACCTGCAATCTGCTGTAAATCTTAATGTCAATAATGACGAATCCTTGTAGTGCGAGCATCTTGCTCGCTACTAATACCCAATTTAAATGCATGACAGCTTACTGCCAAACTACTATTACCAAGGATTGCCAATCACTGTGAAACCACTCCAGTAATAAGGATGAGTAAATACTTGATCTTCTAGATTCCTTAGCAACTTAGAGGGTAGAGGATAGCTACTACTACTCGTTACGATCTGACCTCCCTCCAATCGCACTTCACCTCGGCTCATCGCTAGCTGAGCTTGTTGTAATGCCTTAGCCTTAATCGGAATTTCAGTTTCTCCCATTTTCTCGTAGAAGGAGATCATGAGCGCCAGTGTACCAAGATCACTGACAGCCCATAAACTTCCCAATGCTGACTTGACACCAGCCCGTTTAGCAAACCCAGCAAATCCCAATTCCGACTCTGAGTCACCCATCACTGTGCGACAAGCACTTAACACCAACAGTTCAACTAATGGGTCATTTAAATTTAGCTGACTGAGTTGATCAAATGTTAGCTTCTTACTATTACCCAAGCGAATGTATGAATTAACAGGATCTCCCGGTTGGAAGTTGGCATGAGTTGCCAAATGAACAATACGAAATTCTGGTGTTCGCTCCTTGGTTAGATTTTCTAGGTTGAAGTCTTCGTTGAGAAACTCTTTACCTGACCAAATTTGTTGAGTAATTACACCTAGTTCTACAGGTACTGCTGGTAACGATTCTTCTCCACTTGTAAACTTTTCAGCCCCCATAGCTAAAACTTGAAAGTCCTGAATATTGACATAGCGAGTATCAGTAAGGCTTAGGCTAGGCATTAAACCCACGCTATACTTGTTTAAAATTGACAATCCTTCTTTATCGTAAAGTGCTGCTAGAGGCAGCGACCTAAGACCACTATCCATGATGAAAACTAGGTTCTCAATTTGTTGATCTTGTAAATCTGGCTCGATGGATTCAATTAACCATTGATATATCTTATTAGCCGATTCTATGTAGTCATTTTTATGATTTTTATTGTCTAAAACAAGCCCTTGAAATTGGTTAATTGTTGCCAGAATATAATTTGCAGATACATCTGCTATTCGTTTCCGAATTGGTTTTTCGTTAGCTGTTACTACAACTATTCGTAACTGATCTTCAACTTCAGGACGAAGATTGCGCCTAATCTTACTCTGAGCTGTTTTATCCACCACTAATCCTTGTTCGCCGAACTCCCACACCTCTAGCTCTGAGGATAGCTCTGATGACTGACTTTGGTATTGAAATAGTGGATTAATTGGAGCAAAAAAAACATAAATCAGTGCTGATTTAACTCCTGTTTGCTCCTCAATCGCCCGAAGTTCTTCCTGAGCATCCTCTAGTGTTTTAATCGGAGTACCAGACTGTCCTAGATACTGCTCAAACTCACTGGTAAACAATTCCTCTAATTCAAAAACCAACTCTGGGAGAGGATTACTCGCCCTCAAGTTGCTGATTTCAAGATTACAGTCAGGTGGACAATTGCCAGCTATAAAAGAGTTGTCTTGAGGTGAATTAAAAGCGTTATCTTGAGGGACGAAATCAATATTACTAGGAGAAATACCTTGGCTGATAACATTTGGTAAAGACTGGGGTGGCAAAATCACAGAAGGTAGCGGCGAGACCACAAAAGAGTTATTTTGAGCAATGATCTGAATATCGCTTGGCGGAGTTCCCTGGCTATAAGAACCTGAAAAAGACTGGGGTGGCAGAATTGAATTATCAGTGCCAGTAGTAATAGCTCCAGCCGTTCCATTTAAAGAGGCATTTCCTACATCAAAGGCAATACCAACACCACCTCCATGTCGAATGATAACTTGACCTCCTTCACTCCCAGCAGCAGTGGAAATGCTGGTATCTATATTATTCTGGTCTGTAAACGTGCCTGTGGCGCTGAAAAATCCGTTGGCGGTAATGTCAACATCACCCCCCATCCCACTGTCTCCACCTTGAGCATTGATAGAGGTAACTTGAACATTTCCTTGAGCGTTAAGAGTTACGTTTCCACCGTTACCAATACTTTCATCACTTGCCGAACTGGTATTAATCTGTGCCGTGTTAATGTCATCCCCTGCCGAAAGTGCGATCGCTCCCCCATTCCCACTTGCTGAACTGGTATCAATCTGTGCCGTGTTAATGTCATCCCCTGCCGAAAGTGCGATCGCTCCCCCATTCCCACTTGCCGAACTTGTATCAATCTGTGCCGTATCGATATTACCAGCACTAGAAAATGAGATAGTTCCCCCATCTCCAGAAACCGAACTGGTATCAATCTGTTCCGTTTTAATCTCACCAGCACCAGACACAGTGACAGTTCCCCCATTTCCGGAATCCGAACTGGCATCTATCTTTGCCGTGTTAATCTCACTCACACCAGAAAGTGACAACGAGAGAGTGACCTGTCCCGAATCAGTATCAACAGTAACCTCATCAGCACTAGAAAAAGAGACAGTTCCCCCATTTCCGGAAACCGAACTCGCATCTATCTGTGCCGTGTTAATCTCACCAACACTAAACAAAGAGACAGTTCCCCCATTTCCGGAAACCGAACTGACATCTATCTGTTGCGTACTAATGTCATCAGGGGGAGAAAATGAGAACGTCATCTGTCCCGTATCAGTCCCATCAGCAATATCAACAAAACCGGAAAAAGAGACAGTTCCCCCATTTCCGGAAACCGAACTGGCATCAATCTGTGCCGTATTAATATCACTCGCACCCGAAAAAGAGATAGTCCCTCCATCTCCACTTTCAGCACTCGCATCAATTTCTGTCGTATTAATATCACCAGCACTAGAAAAAGAGATAGTTCCCCCATTTCCCGAAACCGAACTGGCATCAATCTGTGCTGTATTAATACCACTTGCACCCGAAAAGGAGATACTCCCTCCATTTCCCAAATCCGCACTCACATCAATCTCTGCTGTATTCACATCACCAGCATTAGAAAAGGAGATAGTTCCCCCACTCCCATCTCCACTTTCAGCACTCGCCTGAATCTCTGTTATATTCACATCACCAGCATCAGAAAAGGAGATAGTTCCCCCATTTCCGGAAACCGAACTGGCATCAATCTCTGCTGTATTAATACCACTTGCACCCAAAAAGGAGATACTCCCTCCATTTCCCAAATCCGCACTCACATCAATCTCTGCTGTATTCACATCACCAGCATTAGAAAAGGAGATAGTTCCCCCACTCCCATCTCCACTTTCAGCACTCGCCTTAATTTCAGCCGTGTTAATCTCATCAGCAGCAGACAGTGCGATCGCGCCAGCGTTGCCATTAATTGAAAAAGCCCAAATTTCTCCTGAACGGGTATCAATCGAACCATTGGTACTGGTTAGAGAAATTTGACCCCCGTTACCCGTTTTTGCACTAGAAATCAGTGTTCCCTCACCGTTTTCACCCAAAAGACCTGTGGTTGTGATATTACCTCCCGCTTGCAAGGTTATCGATCCAGCATCCCCTGTCGGATTAACGTAACTACCGATAGACTTAACCGTAATATTGCCCCCAGCTTGTAACGCTACAGAACCTCCCCTACCATCAGGCGTTACAGATAAGATATCTCCAGAACTCGTATCAATAGAACCATTCGTACTGATAAGAGAAATATCACCCCCATTGCCGCTACCATTAACACTCACCGACGTATTTATACTGGCGTCTGCTATATCAGTAACGCCTGCTGAGATATTTTCCGGATCGACGAGTTCTACAAGAAAATTCTCTATCGTTGTGATATCCCCCGCCGCTTGCAACGTTACAGAACCAGCATTCCCTGTATTCACACTGGTATCAATACCATCAAACACAATCCCGCCCGTTGTCGCGGTTAACTCGACCGAACCACCTGCTGTAGTTAGGCGTGAATTAATCTGAATATCTCGACCCGCCTCAAAGCGAATCGTCTCACCAAACGTCTGATTGGTGAAATTCAAATTCGTCCCAGCCTGGGCAATAATATCCTGCTGCGCTTGCAGAAGAATATTACCCGTCAAAGCAGTCAATGCTGTGTCATCAATTTCAAAATCAACCGCATTCCCACCATCATTAAAGAGAATTTCTTCATCTACGCCAGGAGAAATCTGACCATTATCATCAGCCACCCCATCATTTGGCTCAATAATAATATCTCTAGGGTCGAGTAAAATAGTCCCATCTTGACCATTTGCCGCCGACACATCAACATAACCACTAAAGGCTAATGCGTCTTTTCCCGACACCTCAACAAAGCCACCATCCCCAGAATCACTCCCCCCACCAGCGCTAATATTGCCATTAAACCCAGTGGCGTCATCCGCCCAAACAATCACCTGTCCCCCATTCCCTTCAACCAGCGCATCCGCATTAATCCTCGAATCTGCACTAACAACCGTCCGCGACGCATTCGGTATAGTACCCTGACCTTGATAATCCCCTCCCACTCTCACCAATCCACCGCCGTTTGTACCCGAAGCATCCACCGTAGCCCCGAATACACCAACGCGCTGACCTAAAATATTCACCTCACCGCCAACTTTGCCTACACCTGAATTAGAGACATCTAGGCTACCAGAAGCGTAGGCGAAGCCAGCCGTAGGCATCGCACTTCCTTGAGTTGTGGGTATCCTTGTCCCAGACTCCCCTAACTGCACCGTACCATCCGCATT encodes the following:
- a CDS encoding ShlB/FhaC/HecB family hemolysin secretion/activation protein, translating into MAAPLSLQGCLLILPLVWLMTGSGFRATANPDHVFTSATGLGEVEMQHLTDPVVQLSPPNSEAEASSLLASACPDTHKFHQQHSAIAFPVENIPGLTIKVIGNTVFSREEVMDAVREVTQPLEKRYVTVRFLLTAPEKYTQRKEFADLKNVLENLPNNIAGAITDLYLTKGYINSQAEVSSFENGVVEICVIEGSLEQIQIFEIIETEESGSRQITDSENQEENTEVQKVEVTGRWASYIRDRIQLGTGTPLNTAELEDQLRLLRDDPIIGGIEARLVATGERGQTNLNVHFTKVNPFEGSVRADNFSPPSVGSERLGVELSHRNLAVVGDRISFSRSATLGADVVDLGYRLPLNSMNGTLTLRIAPNRNDIIQSEFDDFDIRGETDLYEIVYRQPLIRKPREEFALSLGFTFQEGQTFIFDSLGIPFGIGPDEDGVSRTSVIQFGQEYLRRSSRGAWFLGSQFSFGTGFFDATANEGEVPDGQFLSWLGQVQRVQRISGNHLLVVQAELQLTPGSLLPAQQFVIGGGQSVRGYRQNVRSGDNGFRFSIEDRITLERNQTGVSTLLLAPFFDAGIVWNHPDNPNQLPSDRFLAALGLGLIVQPESQLSFRFDWGIPLNLLDDRDDNFQDLGYYFSVNYRF
- a CDS encoding tetratricopeptide repeat protein, with the translated sequence MFTSLNQAIKNYRIKLEALEKASKYSTNKIKFTILYARLKRWCKALKAEIFRSSYKTIFAVVFTQFRYLPTALKANVHQPSDKQKRVIDVLLARDAVEAIQLEKNQDSPDTLLTLIDLDKRLREQAKFIAQTVELPEWRKSLKLPPKAWWWFFPPPVHPQDRFDWSWSGLSVLFFTASLGLLVNISSRVLTGGPDLLGALAISVQSVLTLLAAKGALTESGKEGIKQFLENCNLSKHWWQEIKLGLALLVCVILGTIYWVLPRFAEPYRQHGYQEYQAGRLASAESDYKRALAMNPDDAKTHFYLGLLYEELQDFKRASTEYKYAIQGGYQTAFNNLARLYILKKDYANAGVLLTQLKKKSIENKRLEYTLYKNFGWLYLEKNYLTLAKEHLNIAIYLADQLPPSLDERPGSAHCLLAQVLNKENDNTKEEQKQWEYCISDSPEEFPEEVIWLAMAKERLLELKTVQVK
- a CDS encoding tetratricopeptide repeat protein — translated: MNYKIPVAIAVTLIQTTALRFTAISSTPDIELIQAEDEVILLRGDSETSIKTGEVLQPGDILIPSSIVKIRCPNGAKPLLPANVSSGVNSTCHLSNRQDERLTIIRYRLGGSNPEIPYTLSPRMTYLLDERPTFHWNEVPGATSYTVKVLGPGGIIWWENPAKVTSTELKYPNDAPFLTQGVQFLLTVTTDQNRSSLEDDGSGGCFGFEILPENKRKEVRKRVVDINNSSLTDENKALALAGVYSTEYLITDAIKELRQLEGAKTPFVYSRLGKLYAESGLNLLAEDYYSKAIERFDPIGHSYNLAEAQAGLAGAKLILGKQEEAEQLETKAKAGYEVFGERESAKDIENALTELRTKLREQAENNCQSNPNKSVIIITPRNN
- a CDS encoding CHAT domain-containing protein, whose translation is MPYPKVRPLWTFLLLLLAGMLAPSSTYAQSITPAADGTGTMVTPDGNRFDIHGGTFSGDGANLFHSFEQFGLDSGQIANFLSDPTIQHIIGRVVGGDPSQINGLIQVMGGNSNLVLMNPAGWVLGSEAQINVPAAFTLTTATGVGFENGYWFNGWGENDYSNLIGTPSQFAFDSMQPGSIINAGNLEVLEGQTLTLLGGTVVNTGEIRAPGGTITIAAVPGKNRVRIRQSGHLLSLEIEAPRTVDGQLLSFTARDLPDLLTVGATGMETGLTANADGTVQLGESGTRIPTTQGSAMPTAGFAYASGSLDVSNSGVGKVGGEVNILGQRVGVFGATVDASGTNGGGLVRVGGDYQGQGTIPNASRTVVSADSRINADALVEGNGGQVIVWADDATGFNGNISAGGGSDSGDGGFVEVSGKDALAFSGYVDVSAANGQDGTILLDPRDIIIEPNDGVADDNGQISPGVDEEILFNDGGNAVDFEIDDTALTALTGNILLQAQQDIIAQAGTNLNFTNQTFGETIRFEAGRDIQINSRLTTAGGSVELTATTGGIVFDGIDTSVNTGNAGSVTLQAAGDITTIENFLVELVDPENISAGVTDIADASINTSVSVNGSGNGGDISLISTNGSIDTSSGDILSVTPDGRGGSVALQAGGNITVKSIGSYVNPTGDAGSITLQAGGNITTTGLLGENGEGTLISSAKTGNGGQISLTSTNGSIDTRSGEIWAFSINGNAGAIALSAADEINTAEIKASAESGDGSGGTISFSNAGDVNTAEIDVSADLGNGGSISFLGASGINTAEIDASSVSGNGGTISFSDAGDVNITEIQASAESGDGSGGTISFSNAGDVNTAEIDVSADLGNGGSISFSGASGINTAQIDASSVSGNGGTISFSSAGDINTTEIDASAESGDGGTISFSGASDINTAQIDASSVSGNGGTVSFSGFVDIADGTDTGQMTFSFSPPDDISTQQIDVSSVSGNGGTVSLFSVGEINTAQIDASSVSGNGGTVSFSSADEVTVDTDSGQVTLSLSLSGVSEINTAKIDASSDSGNGGTVTVSGAGEIKTEQIDTSSVSGDGGTISFSSAGNIDTAQIDTSSASGNGGAIALSAGDDINTAQIDTSSASGNGGAIALSAGDDINTAQINTSSASDESIGNGGNVTLNAQGNVQVTSINAQGGDSGMGGDVDITANGFFSATGTFTDQNNIDTSISTAAGSEGGQVIIRHGGGVGIAFDVGNASLNGTAGAITTGTDNSILPPQSFSGSYSQGTPPSDIQIIAQNNSFVVSPLPSVILPPQSLPNVISQGISPSNIDFVPQDNAFNSPQDNSFIAGNCPPDCNLEISNLRASNPLPELVFELEELFTSEFEQYLGQSGTPIKTLEDAQEELRAIEEQTGVKSALIYVFFAPINPLFQYQSQSSELSSELEVWEFGEQGLVVDKTAQSKIRRNLRPEVEDQLRIVVVTANEKPIRKRIADVSANYILATINQFQGLVLDNKNHKNDYIESANKIYQWLIESIEPDLQDQQIENLVFIMDSGLRSLPLAALYDKEGLSILNKYSVGLMPSLSLTDTRYVNIQDFQVLAMGAEKFTSGEESLPAVPVELGVITQQIWSGKEFLNEDFNLENLTKERTPEFRIVHLATHANFQPGDPVNSYIRLGNSKKLTFDQLSQLNLNDPLVELLVLSACRTVMGDSESELGFAGFAKRAGVKSALGSLWAVSDLGTLALMISFYEKMGETEIPIKAKALQQAQLAMSRGEVRLEGGQIVTSSSSYPLPSKLLRNLEDQVFTHPYYWSGFTVIGNPW